In Candidatus Limnocylindrales bacterium, a single window of DNA contains:
- a CDS encoding ABC transporter ATP-binding protein — MSQEAFIDLQNISVTYLSRTLAPVSALENFNLTVKEGEFLTIIGPSGCGKSTLLHILAGLQRPTQGEVLIEGERIETPRPDKVAMVFQEYTLFPWRTVLENVEVGLEFKGISKQERREKALEKIKLVGLQGFETRYPHELSGGMKQRVAIARALTIDPEILLMDEPFGALDEQTRLVLGEELMRIWEETRKTIIFVTHSLSEAVYLSDRIVVMTARPGRIKEVLKVDFPHPRRPEIMTTDAFEDLRIQLLKNLYEESKKAVLQENKA; from the coding sequence ATGAGTCAGGAGGCTTTCATCGATTTACAAAACATTTCAGTAACCTATCTCTCACGTACCCTGGCTCCGGTTTCTGCGTTAGAAAATTTTAATTTGACGGTCAAGGAAGGAGAATTTTTGACCATCATAGGACCCAGTGGTTGTGGAAAGTCCACCCTCCTCCATATTTTGGCTGGACTCCAGAGACCTACCCAGGGAGAAGTTCTTATCGAGGGGGAAAGGATCGAAACTCCCCGGCCGGACAAAGTCGCCATGGTTTTTCAAGAATATACCCTCTTTCCCTGGCGAACCGTGTTAGAGAATGTAGAAGTTGGACTTGAATTTAAAGGGATTTCTAAGCAGGAACGGCGAGAAAAGGCCTTGGAGAAAATTAAACTGGTTGGGCTCCAGGGATTTGAAACCCGATATCCCCATGAGCTATCCGGAGGAATGAAACAAAGGGTTGCCATCGCCCGCGCCTTAACCATCGATCCTGAGATACTTTTGATGGATGAACCCTTTGGAGCTCTGGACGAACAGACCCGCCTGGTTTTGGGAGAGGAACTCATGAGAATCTGGGAAGAAACCCGAAAGACCATTATCTTTGTTACCCATAGTCTTTCAGAAGCCGTGTATCTTTCCGATCGAATTGTGGTGATGACGGCCCGTCCGGGGCGGATCAAAGAGGTTTTAAAGGTCGATTTCCCACATCCAAGACGTCCGGAGATTATGACCACCGATGCCTTTGAAGATCTTCGGATTCAATTGTTAAAAAATCTCTATGAAGAATCCAAGAAGGCAGTACTCCAGGAAAATAAGGCCTGA
- a CDS encoding ABC transporter substrate-binding protein, translating into MKVAQKLFEFCWRVAISAWILGSIIPSNLFAQELKKITLGLGVAKDFGFRIPAEVALDQGFWKREGLDVEVVSFRGGSEVVVAMASKSVDFGAITGVDAGNAISKKIPITAVSSIISPLTTMMVLVAPQSGIQSVQDLLGKSIGVTRHGALTDYLVRTLARQQGWDPKTGINILALGGFKEQVAALTTGQSQGFVWSADGGFQLVEEGKAKILLTFDTVIPDFNFEVLFAQNETIQNDPQLVQRFLRGWYRAVRYIKENKDYTIKMMMQKLELPETVAVRSYELQAPLLSPDGTWNLKGWEAVAVSLPDLGFSKTVPEPHTLYSSQFIPVKID; encoded by the coding sequence ATGAAAGTGGCTCAAAAACTCTTTGAATTTTGCTGGAGAGTGGCTATTTCCGCTTGGATTTTGGGATCTATTATCCCTTCAAATCTTTTTGCTCAGGAACTCAAAAAGATCACGTTAGGACTTGGAGTAGCTAAAGATTTTGGTTTTCGCATTCCTGCCGAAGTTGCTTTGGATCAAGGCTTCTGGAAGAGGGAAGGCTTAGACGTAGAAGTGGTATCGTTTCGTGGGGGAAGCGAAGTTGTCGTGGCTATGGCCTCTAAGAGCGTCGATTTTGGAGCCATAACCGGAGTCGACGCCGGTAATGCCATCTCCAAGAAAATCCCCATTACGGCAGTATCTTCCATTATATCCCCCTTAACAACCATGATGGTACTGGTGGCTCCTCAATCCGGTATTCAATCTGTTCAGGATTTGCTGGGAAAATCTATTGGAGTAACCCGCCATGGAGCCTTAACGGATTACTTAGTCAGAACATTAGCCAGGCAACAGGGTTGGGATCCTAAAACGGGAATAAACATCCTGGCGCTGGGCGGATTTAAAGAACAGGTAGCAGCCCTTACTACCGGTCAAAGCCAGGGTTTTGTATGGAGTGCCGATGGGGGTTTTCAATTGGTAGAAGAAGGAAAGGCCAAAATCTTACTTACCTTTGATACGGTCATTCCCGATTTCAATTTCGAAGTGCTCTTTGCTCAAAACGAGACGATTCAGAACGATCCCCAACTGGTTCAGCGTTTTCTGAGAGGGTGGTACCGGGCCGTTCGGTACATCAAAGAAAATAAAGACTACACTATAAAAATGATGATGCAAAAACTAGAACTTCCGGAGACCGTAGCGGTCAGATCCTATGAACTTCAAGCACCTTTACTCTCTCCCGACGGAACCTGGAATCTGAAAGGCTGGGAAGCTGTAGCAGTCTCTCTTCCAGATCTGGGCTTTTCCAAAACGGTTCCAGAACCTCACACACTTTATTCAAGCCAGTTTATACCGGTAAAAATAGATTAA
- a CDS encoding cold-shock protein, with translation MRQTGKVKWFNEKKGFGFIEQENGQDVFVHFSAILGDGFRTLAEGQKVEFELQNGPKGIQAAKVVKL, from the coding sequence TTGAGGCAAACGGGTAAAGTTAAATGGTTCAATGAAAAGAAAGGTTTTGGGTTCATTGAACAGGAGAATGGGCAAGATGTATTTGTTCATTTTTCGGCTATCCTGGGTGATGGATTCAGGACTTTAGCTGAAGGGCAGAAAGTTGAATTTGAACTTCAGAATGGTCCGAAAGGGATCCAAGCAGCCAAGGTTGTAAAGCTATAA
- a CDS encoding Ldh family oxidoreductase codes for MPRFTAEQLKQLGRDIFKASGASEEEATLVMEALVSANLAGHDSHGVIRISQYVQAIRKGQLIPGAKFEVVRETPSTALVNGNWGFGMVIARKAMELAIEKARTHKISAVGVFNSNHVGRLGDYCLMAAQQDLIGICMVNACGKAQNVAPFGGRAPRLATNPIAIAVPSKGEIPLVLDIATSTVSQGKIRVKVNRKEPVPQGWLIDPEGNPSTDPEVLYKTPPGALLPLGGSVGYKGFGLAFMIEIFSGILTTAGYSREDARRLGNGTFLIVIDVENFVPISIFKDQVADLIRYIKTCPPMPGFEEVLVPGEPELKETQRRQKEGIFVEEETWNQILTIARELQVPVPFQT; via the coding sequence ATGCCTAGATTTACTGCAGAACAGCTCAAGCAACTTGGAAGGGATATTTTTAAAGCCAGTGGAGCTTCAGAGGAAGAAGCCACCCTTGTTATGGAGGCACTTGTTTCCGCTAACCTGGCGGGTCATGATTCCCATGGGGTTATTCGGATCAGCCAATACGTTCAGGCTATTCGGAAGGGACAGTTGATTCCAGGAGCCAAATTTGAGGTAGTCCGGGAGACGCCTTCTACAGCCCTGGTAAATGGTAATTGGGGATTTGGTATGGTGATTGCGCGAAAGGCAATGGAGCTGGCTATTGAAAAAGCCAGGACTCATAAAATCAGTGCCGTAGGGGTTTTTAACTCTAACCATGTGGGACGCTTAGGGGATTACTGTCTCATGGCTGCTCAACAAGACCTGATAGGTATTTGTATGGTTAATGCCTGCGGTAAGGCTCAAAATGTAGCCCCTTTCGGAGGGCGGGCCCCGCGATTGGCCACGAATCCCATAGCCATTGCAGTTCCTTCTAAAGGAGAAATTCCCCTTGTCCTGGACATTGCTACCAGTACCGTCTCTCAAGGAAAAATCCGGGTTAAGGTGAATCGGAAAGAGCCGGTTCCGCAAGGATGGTTGATCGACCCTGAAGGGAATCCTTCGACGGACCCGGAGGTTTTATATAAAACGCCTCCCGGAGCTCTGCTTCCCCTGGGAGGTTCCGTCGGTTACAAAGGGTTTGGTCTGGCTTTTATGATTGAAATCTTCTCGGGAATCCTGACTACAGCCGGATATTCTCGAGAGGATGCCCGTCGTCTGGGTAATGGGACTTTTCTTATTGTAATTGATGTCGAAAACTTTGTCCCCATCTCCATTTTTAAAGATCAGGTGGCCGATTTGATTCGATATATAAAAACCTGTCCTCCGATGCCGGGGTTTGAAGAAGTACTGGTCCCCGGTGAACCGGAGCTCAAGGAGACCCAACGCCGACAAAAAGAAGGGATTTTTGTGGAAGAAGAGACCTGGAATCAAATTTTAACTATCGCCCGAGAGCTTCAGGTACCCGTTCCCTTTCAAACCTGA
- the mutY gene encoding A/G-specific adenine glycosylase: MGISSELKQNFQQNLLTWFQDQKRDLPWRRTQDPYQIWVSEVMLQQTQVDQVLPYFYRFIEAFPTVEALARASLSKVLKVWEGMGYYARARNLHKAAQRIVEDYGGKIPDTFKELSQLPGIGPYTVRAILSIAYHQDYPVLDGNVIRVLCRVFHIDKDPRSGGVKRELLQLAGELLPPGKAGIFNQALMELGALVCRPQGPICLLCPLRSLCQARASGDPTALPVKAPKKTLPHYHICVGIIWKDRQVLIALRPLEGLLGGLWEFPGGKLQEGESLEACVVREVREELGIEVKVDKPFMVVRHAYTHFRITLHSFHCTYLSGDPKPLGCIDWKWVSPDDLPRYAFPKANKKILEKLLDKSGQ, translated from the coding sequence ATGGGGATTTCCTCAGAACTCAAACAAAATTTTCAACAAAATCTTTTAACCTGGTTTCAAGATCAGAAACGAGATCTTCCCTGGCGTCGAACCCAAGATCCTTATCAGATTTGGGTATCTGAAGTTATGCTACAACAAACCCAGGTGGATCAGGTTCTTCCTTACTTTTACCGATTTATTGAAGCCTTTCCAACGGTGGAAGCCCTGGCTCGGGCTTCTCTTTCTAAGGTTTTAAAGGTTTGGGAAGGAATGGGGTACTATGCCCGGGCTCGAAATCTTCACAAAGCTGCTCAGCGAATTGTAGAAGATTATGGGGGAAAAATTCCAGATACGTTTAAAGAGTTATCCCAACTGCCGGGAATCGGTCCCTATACAGTCCGGGCTATTCTGAGCATTGCCTACCATCAAGATTATCCGGTTTTAGATGGAAATGTGATTCGCGTCCTTTGTCGGGTCTTTCATATCGATAAAGATCCCAGATCTGGGGGGGTTAAAAGGGAGTTGCTTCAACTGGCAGGAGAACTTCTGCCACCTGGCAAGGCCGGTATTTTTAATCAAGCTCTCATGGAATTAGGGGCCTTAGTTTGTAGGCCCCAAGGACCCATTTGTCTTCTCTGTCCTTTGAGATCTTTATGCCAGGCTCGGGCGTCAGGAGATCCCACTGCCCTACCGGTAAAAGCCCCCAAAAAAACCCTTCCCCATTATCATATTTGCGTAGGAATTATCTGGAAGGATCGTCAAGTTCTTATTGCCTTGCGTCCCCTGGAGGGGCTTTTAGGGGGACTTTGGGAATTTCCGGGTGGTAAGCTCCAGGAAGGGGAATCTTTGGAAGCGTGTGTAGTGCGGGAAGTACGCGAAGAACTTGGGATTGAGGTCAAAGTTGACAAACCGTTTATGGTGGTCCGGCATGCTTATACCCATTTTCGAATTACGTTGCATAGTTTTCATTGTACTTACCTTTCGGGGGACCCCAAGCCCCTGGGATGTATAGACTGGAAATGGGTTTCGCCAGATGATTTACCCCGGTATGCCTTTCCAAAAGCCAATAAAAAGATTTTGGAAAAATTATTAGATAAAAGTGGGCAGTAG